A region of the Harpia harpyja isolate bHarHar1 chromosome 14, bHarHar1 primary haplotype, whole genome shotgun sequence genome:
TACTTAGTTTTtcaacagtttaataactgaagctGAACTAGCCCTAAAGTGAtcactttagaaagaaaaatgtctcttcaAATGATAAGAAAAAATATAGGCAAGGCTGAAATGTGTCAGCTTTCTCAGTTAAATAAGAAATTTTGCccttcccctcccaacttcctggtTTTTGTTCCTGTAATATGTGAAAGTGTTCTCTAAAGTTCTTAACTGAAGAGGAACTTCCGCAGCATGTAGTTTACAAATGCTTGCCTATATAGCTTGATTTAAATGAGACCGCAAAAAGTTAAACTAGTGTATCACTGAAGTGTTCAGTGTTGCCTAATTCAGCACATCAGGTGCAATCACTACAGTAGTGGGAGCAAAAGGTCCAGTATATGTACTCTATACTGTCTCACCTCCATGACTTTGTGGGATTTTTCTGTTCCATCTGTTCTTAGTCTTGATTGCACCAGTCAGATGTGGTCGTAGCTATCTCCATTTATAATATAGCTTTTTACATCTAGTAACTTCTCTATTTCAAGGAACAGTCACAGCTGAGAAACTGTTTGCAATGATGTCAGACAAAAATGTTGAATTGATTATAATGGATGCTCGAAGATTGAAGGATTATCAAGAATCCTGTATTCCAAGATCTATCAGTGTCCCGGAAGAAGCTATCAGTCCTGGGTATGAAATAATGTTAAATGATAGTGAAATATTTAGTTTCATAAATTGACTGGAAAAAAGTTACATGCTTTCAAAGCTTGTACACTTAGTTTTGGAGTCCCTGATATATACCAGTGGGTAAGATGTATCTGGACAGCTCTGTTCTTGCATGTACTGACTTTAAGCCAGAGCATATTTATTTTATCCAAGCACATAAACATACATGGATTATATATTGTTGGACAAAATGTTACTTGTACATTTGTCTTTAAATGCATGTTAATACATTTCAGAGTTACTGCTAATTGGATTGAAGCTAGACTCCCAGAGGATTCTAGAGATCCATGGAAGAGGAGAGGACACTTTGATTATGTTATACTGCTAGACTGGTTTAGTTCTGCCACAGACTTAAAGCTAGGAACAACTCTTCAGAGCCTGAAAGATGCGCTTTTTAAGGTTAGCAAGTTTCATGTTTTGTATTAATTCATCTCAATAAACAAGAAGGTCTTAAAGCACCtataattaaaaagtatttgGAAGACTTAATGACACTTTAGGTGAACATCTTGGTTTAGTTTTCAAAGACTGCTTATTTTGATAGCAGAAGTGTAGTCTGAAGTTTCACATTCCCATGCTCGTGCTCTAGTAGAGGACAGTATAATTTATTAAATAGGTAAACAGCAGAATGATTCAACTCCCCTCCTCAACAACTCTCTCATGAACTTAAGAGTTCTTGGCTGACAGAGTTATTTGGGAGAGTACTTAGTACTGTTTGCCAGAAACATTGTCACCCTCTTTCCTGTATTAGCAACTATAATTCCATATTCATGGGAACTGGCTGGCCACCTGCATAGGCAGGCCAAAGAAGGCTAGCTTCTTTGCAGTCCTATCAGCGAAGCACTTCCTAGAATGGAGGGGTTTTGGTGAAGGAGACCCCAGAAATATTTTGAGCATTGTTAACTTTTCTGCATTATTGAATATAACTTTTAGAGAAACATGAATTTAAATTTGGGCTTCATCAGTGCAGGGAGCTTATAGACTCAATATTAAGCAGATGCTCAACATTTTCACGTCAGAACTCCGGCTATAGCTGTGTTGTCCTTACTCTTTATATAGGTGGCTCTTGTGAAAGACTGCACATCTTTGTTACCTAAACATTCAAGACTGGGGTTCAGAGGTAGTTCAGGCAGTTCTCCCTGTTTACTGCTTTACGAATAGTCTCTGAGCCTCTGTGCCTTGTTCATGTTCTAATACTGAGGACCTCAGGAGGAGGGCAGTTTGGAGCCTGAACTCTTAAGGGTTTTTCAGAAAGTTAACATCATGCTTTCTAAAGCCGATATTGCTAATCACTCAGAAAACTTACCAGATAAGAAactgaagcaaatattttaataaaatatttttctgcatggAGGATCATTACCTGAAGTAGTAGTAAGTGGTTCTTTCTGTATTGGAAATATTCAGACCCTGTTGTAGGTAGAGCCAGGAACCTAACTGTGTTGGGCATTCTCCAAACACAAGGAGGATCCCTGTTCCCCATAGGGTTTTTGCAGTCTGCttaattcttatttaaaaatctcagaaataaCCTGTCTCAATGTAATGACTAGACACAGAAATTTCAACAAGAGTTGAAgagtttcttttctatttttaaatcgtttcatttcaaacttttttccttaTAGTGGGAAAGCAAAACTATACTGCAGAATGAACCTTTAATTCTAGAAGGAGGTTATGAAAACTGGCTCCTTTGTTTTCCCCAGTACACAACAAATGCTAAAGTAACTCCACCCCAGCATAGCAGGAGTGAAGCAGTGACTGTTTCTTGTAAGTATAAAGGATGCTCCCCCCAAGTATTTATAATTACCGGATGCATCTTTAATCATTCAAATATGCTTGGGATAGCCTTGTTCTGGCTAAATCTAAATTTTGGGATGGAACATGGGggttattttgcttttgtggtttttgttttaagtgCTCTCAtgcttctctcccccctcctAAAGTGGATTTTACATATCCATCTCTGGAAGAGCCAGCTCCTGTTCCACCTGTTGTTGCTATAAAGCCATCTCCAACAGAATTGattgaaaatgaagaaacaggaGATAATTTGGAAGAGAGACTAAAATCACTTAACAGACCAAACGTACAGGATGCTGCTGTTCCAAAATCTGACAGTTCATTTGTAGTTAATCCAGTATCAATTACAAGAAGTATCCCTGAGGTAAGCcgtgtttctttttctcagagTTAGCATATGGTTAATTTATTAGAGACCCACCACATGCAGAAGCCTAAATCCACAAGGAAATACACTCAGTATTTAAGCCTTGTATGCAAGTATATTGGTACAGAGACTATTAGTGATCTGTGAAGCCATGATAACTAATCTGCAGAACTTTATGAAACTGAATATGCTTAACATAATTGCAGAgcttttaatgaatatttttatgtGAGCACCTAAGAAATTGAAGGTTATCAATTGATCGTTAATTCAGAAAGTCTATAAGCAAACTTCTCTACTCAAAACATATATGATAAAATACAGGGAGGGTAGTTAGGCTATGGCTTGCCTTGGCTATTCCAAAGGCCTGTTTTCCAGCAACTCTATCTTCCttcaaataataaaacatttatgtGGTGTGTCACTCTTGGCCCAGTAGTGAAAGTACAGggatttgtttcttccttctatGGGGATAAAAATTTCTAAAGACACCTTTGTAGAGTCCTTgcacaaaaataatgttttccttaaaAGACAAGGCTAAAGTCAAATTCTTCACTTTCATCCTTCTAGATACTGCCTTTAATACAAATTTCAGCCTGTTCTTCCCTGAATCAgacaagcttttatttcttcagaacttCTACTTCAGCATCAAAACCAACTTGCTCTCCTAGGTCTAAGCATAAGTCATTCTTAAATACCTCTTCCCATCAAGCAGATCTGCCTTAATCACGTGCTCTGGCACATGATTGAGAGAGGCAAGCCCAAATTAGGCTGCCTGATTGCTCTAAGATGTTCACCTTTGAAAGCTTGAAAATAAAGAGTTGTAGTAATCAGTGCTTAATGCTGTCCTTATGGTTCTCTAGGGCTTGTTGATTCTTATCTCACATCTGGAAATTAAGTGAATACCTAATTTCACTAACAAGCAATTTGAACTACCAGATTTAATGAAATTGAAAGTTTGCTATCTCTCTAGCAGAAGTCAACTTTATATCATCTTTATTCTCTTATAAATCTCACTTAGAAAAAGTTTAGCTAACAGAGTGGTAATAGCTGTAGTGAATTGTTGTTCTACACTTTGTGTTACAGGTTGATCGTACTAAAAAGCCTTTGCTAAAAATCCCTGATGATAACAGACCAAAATCTCAAAGTACAGTCAGCGATGGCCAGCCTGTTGAGAATGGACGGATAGTTCCAGACCGGTCCACAAAGCCATTATGTGATGCAAAGAGCATtctgacagaagaagaaaaaagtcgtGTACATGCAGAAACTGCTGCTCTGTTAGAGAAAAACAGACGGGAAAAAGAGCTCCGGGAGAGGCAACAAGAAGAACAGAGACTCAAGCgagaaaaagaagaacaagaacaaaaagcaaaagaagaacagaaagaaaaggaacacaaaGAAAAGCTACAGCAATCCAAAGAGGACAGAGAACAGGAGACGGatgaacaaataaaaagagaacaggaggaaaaagagcaagaaagagcACGCAAAGAAGCAAtggaagcaaaaaagcaaaataaaaatgaactagAAAGCATTGGTGCAAAAAGGATTGAGATTGACAAAATAtctgcagaagaaagagaaaagggaactCGAACACCAGAAACACAGAGACAGGCACTGGGCGATGCATCTCAGACCTTTGTGACTGCTTCAGGCAAGGttagtgaaaaagagaaaatcatcACCAAATGTGGAGTAGTTATTCAGGATGATTTGTGAGTGCATACTATAGTATCATACTAATCCAGAAGTTTTAAATATATCATTGGATTTTTATTTAGGCCATTTTTACATAAATGTAGAGGAGAAAGTTAAAACCAAGACAcaaatagatttaattttttttgcaagacaGCCTCGATTCTTGCTTGTAGGTGGGCAGCATGGAATCCCCATAGGATAATAAAACTTCCCACTGACATGGAGCTAGAAGGAATGGTTCATAGTCTGCAGTCCTCTGTTTCAAAAATGGAGGCATGGTGGCATTTTCTCTCTTGCACCAGCCCAGTACTGTATATTATACTGTTGTAACACATGCTAGGAACAGAATTGTATTATTGTAACAAACTCTTTAGTGCCCCCAGCTGAATAAATGCTGATATAACAGGATTTTGTTGACTAGCATAGGAAGCAAAGCAATACCCTAAGCTAGTATTTTTGCTGAGAACAGTCTGGTTCCAACTCTTTCGGAGATCACAGTTCCTTCTTTCCTCATATtcttgaaaaaaattgcaaaatttcTGAGAGTGTAAAAATCATCTAATCATGAAACTTGAGCCATTGGTGAAGCTGAGTTAATAACAGAACAGATGTCTTTAAAACCATTTCTCAAGAACATGCGTGaggatatttttctctctctttgcaaGTGCAGTTGTTATTTGACCAGACTTTGGTGCTTGTGTAATGCAAATGCACAAGGAAGCCAAAATAAATCTTCCTGGGCAACCTTAGCACAGTCATTCTTGAGCTTTTGACTGACAGTGCAATTTCACATAATCCCAAAATGACTGCCTAGGATAAATTCATAATGTTGGCTTCACAGTTTGCCTTTTTCATGGAGAGGCTTTGTCACAGTGAGAAGTAAAAGGGgagtctttcatttaaaaacaaactgtaaaCCCCACAGCTTTTAGGGAGGAAAGTAGTGTAGGTGGAACTTCTGCACTTCATTTCTGAGCCTTTGAAACTTCATAACAAACTGTCTTATTTGACACAACATTTAGCCTCAAAGGCTATTCCTGCGAATTGCCTATAGTATAGAcgaagaagaataaaaatatgtagaTACCTGTTCTAACCACTTCTTTGTGGCATGTGCATTTAACAACCAAAAAAGAGAATATAACTGCTTTTTCCCTATTTTGCTTTATCAGCATTCTTTACTGACATTCCAGATGAAAATTGAAAGCCTTCTCTCAAAATCTTTTACAGCAAACTGGGGTTAAAGGACAACCAGACAGTGGAGCTCAAAAGCCAGGACCCCTTAGAGAGGATTCTGAACAAGATACTGAAAGACTTAAAGTAAATACAATGTGTTGTATGTAGCCAAAACCAATCAAGCACAGATGCTTTATGATTATTATGTTATGTTAAATTCcacctcattttaatttttaaagtcatCATCTTAAGAAAAGACTATGTCATGTTTacagctgtttgtttgctttttttcatttgtcatattaatctgaaaaaaatatttgaagcttTCACTAGAAGTCTTCATATGTTTCTGATGGCATTAACAAGCATTCCACACTTGTTTGTCATCTCATACATACTCCTTTGTGTACCActttgaaagggagaaaagatcaTCCCTATGTGTTTAACAGAAGCACATACTCCTAATAAAGTAGCTTCTTTAGGGAAGAAATTGAGTATTCAGACTTTTGTGAGACtgaattgtccttttttttctggagcatGTCAAGAAACAGCTTTTGTTTAGACTGAGTGATAGAAAATAGTAGTACTATATTACCATTATAATAAATTGTATTTCCAGCTACGATCAAGGATTTCATATTGAACTGTTTTGCACTGAATCATGTAACTATATAGGGAAGTCACAGGCAGCTTGCTGCTCTGCATAAGTAACTGTACGTACcttacatttctatttatttattagtcTCAGCGGGAGCCATTAATGAGAGCGCGAAGTGAAGAAATGGGAAGGATAATACCAGGACTGCCTGCAGGTTGGGCAAAGGTAACTTTCTATTCTGATGTTACAATCAAGTGGCCTTGTTTAGTTTCATATTGCATTTCAGTTGTGTCTTATTTCTAAgttagattttgtttgtttgtttttattttttccccttcaacttCCACATGGTTATTTTCTGAATTGTAATGTTATTTGTAATGAAACTAGGAGAGCTCATCTGCTGTTTCTGGTATTAAGCAGTTGCTGTTTAATATGCATTTTGGTGAAAGTGGTGCCTTCCAGTAAATTTAATCCATTAAGTATTGAGGCCAGTGATGACTGTTAACATCTCAATGTTTGAAAAACTCATGCACTGTTCTTATAGTAGTTTAAAAATAGGTAAGTTAATGATGgatttttacttggttttgaaacaatttgtttttttcccccaagtttcTGGATCCAATCACTGGAACCTTTCGTTACTATCACTCGCCAACAAATACTGTTCATATGTATCCACCAGAAATGGCTCCTTCATCCACTCCTCCATCAACCCCTCCAACTCATAAACCCAAGCCACAGGTGACCGTTGAACGAGAAAGAGAACACTCCAAACTGAAGCGCTCCTACTCTTCCCCAGATATAACCCAAGCCAttcaggaggaagagaagaaaagaattccTGTAACTCCTGCAGTCAATCGTGACAATAAGTATGTTCAATAAGTTATACCACAACTCATGCAATATAATAGTATATAGGACTTTCTTTGTGTTTAACCAACTGAAATTCATTAGTATTTTCTAAGTAGGTTTGAAAGGATGCAAGAATGATAGACTTAAATTTCTTTGCTAAAAGTTCAATGTATAGGGCAGTTGTCTTTTGAGAATTAATGTAATTATTATGTATTAACATGAACTTCAGAGGTCACAGTGTAACTGGACAATAGTTGCTTTTTAAGTTGTGGTATTCATGTTAACATATTAAATGCCAGTCTTCTGACAGCTTGTGAAATGCAgagttttcagtttttaaactgGGTTAAATCAACAGCTAATTCTTCatctgtgaattaaaaaaaaaacaaaaaaacaaaaaaaaaacccaaaccaactagTATTGAATACCTTAAATAATGGTTGGTGTTTGGTGACATATTGTGCCAGGATATTTCATTCCCTGTGAGGGAGGGTGGTTCTGTTGGCTTATGTGCACAGCCTTGTCAAGTTTGAGACtcctaaaaaataatttcttccttacagACCAGTCTGTTACACTAAAGCAGAAATTTCAAGACTCTCTGCATCACAAATTCGGAATCTTAATCCTGTGTTTGGGGGATCGGGACCAGCTCTTACAGGACTTCGTAATCTAGGGAACACTTGCTATATGAATTCCATATTACAGTGTCTGTGCAATGCACCTCACCTGGCTgattattttaacagaaacttGTATCATGATGATATTAACAGGTAACAATCTCTTATTCTCATCCTTTAATTTATAATTGAAGGCAAAAAATCTGCCTTTAcaattgttaattaaaaaaaccacttagtggggttgggggggtggtttgtttttttaagtaggaGACATGCTAACTTGTAAGAATcttgacattttcaaaattcgTGTTTGTGATGGAATAGGTTTTACTGGACAGTCTTAATTAAATTGTGCTTACCAAATTCATAAATATAAGTGTACTGGAGTCTCCTAAAACCAAACAGAATATTTAAATAGCAGTTTACAAAACAAGCTGGAAACAGCGTACCTTCCATTAGCCCAGTCTTGAACATGGAGCCAAATTACAGTGCGAAAGTAGACAAAAATTTTAACTTGGTCTAACAGCCAGGTTTTTTTGGTctaaagaaattactttgaaattgGGAGAACGTCTTgaattaataatatttaaaaaaaaaaacttacttgAAGGGCTcactatgtaatttttttttggtctgtttaaTTGTATAGGTCGAATTTCCTGGGGCATAAAGGTGAAGTGGCTGAAGAGTTTGGTGTAATAATGAAAGCTTTATGGACAGGACAGTATAAATATATCAGTccaaaagactttaaaattacAATTGGGAAGATTAATGACCAATTTGCAGGATATAGTCAACAGGACTCCCAAGAATTGCTTCTCTTTCTAATGGATGGCTTGCATGAAGACCTAAATAAAGTAAGCAATACACTTGTAACAAATGATACATCTGTCAGATGATCaagagaaataaatttttaaaagacctTCTTATATCAGAAGAAGATTATGTTAACTGGAACCTTGTATAGAAGGAAATGCAAGTATTCAGAATTAAAGTAGAAATTTAGTTTGAAACAGTTTAACGTACTGAAGGGAGTAATGGAGGAAGCCTAACTAGATAAGAAATGGATGGCTACACTGACATGTTCAAATattcttgcaaatatttaataGTATACTTGCCTATAGATGAAACCTCATATTTTTGTATATGTGAATATATAACTATGGTATTTAAACTTCTGTTACCCAGGCTGACAACAGGAaaagatacaaggaagaaaacaacgATCATCTTGATGACTTCAGAGCAGCAGAACTAGCCTGGCACAAACACAAACAGCTCAATGAATCCATTATTGTGGCACTCTTTCAAGGCCAGTTCAAATCTACAGTGCAGTGTCTTACATGTCACAAGAAGTCGCGAACCTTTGAGGCTTTCATGTATTTGTCGTTACCGCTTGCATCCACTAGTAAATGTACTCTGCAGGTACGGTGGGACTAGAGAGAAACAGTTCGTGAAGTAAAAGCATTTATCTGTGACTTCATTACAATGTTGCTCCTGCTCAGCCTTTTGTTGAAGGGGTTGGTCAATATTCCAGCTTAATTTACACTAACCTGAAACATGAACAGATCTGAGTCTtcactattttttaattcttctaaagtttaaaaaaaaaaggttatttcttaaaagttttaaaatacaagcaggaTGGAAATACTGAAGCCACAGCAGCAGAAAAGACATATATAGTATTTGCTTTTGTAGGTAATAgtataaatattttgtgtttttaaacaaagtattgTAGGTGTATTTTTAAGGACTTACAGCTAATTAATATATGTAGTAAAATTTACTTCCACACATGGATTTAACtcacttttcctcatttttgtgaAACATAGCATGCAGGTACTTAATGCAGGTTAACAACCAAAtaggaaacaaacattttgctACACTTTTGTAAACACCTGCCCTTCACAATctctgtttgtattttgttttaggAATGCCTTAGACTGTTTTCCAAAGAGGAGAAGCTCACTGATAACAATAGGTTTTACTGTAGCCATTGCAAAACTCGAAGGGactctttgaaaaaaatagaaatttggAAATTACCACCTGTTCTTCTTGTGCACTTGAAACGGTAAGAGAAACGGTGATTGGTGAAAATTAATTAGGATGAAGTGACCAGGCTGTCATGGAGATTGATTGTTCTAGTGCAATAGCTAACCATTTTTAATTAGAGAAAGGTTCCGGATGTATTTCCAGTTGTAATGTtgcaaaaaattttattttcatctgatGCCTCTTTTATTAGGCTGTAGTTCACAAAGCACTGTTACAAGTAATATCTTTTTATTTGTGCTAAGAAACACATGTGCAACCATTAGCAAAACTGGGGGCCAAACACTTTAGTTGATCTCATGTCCTGGttgaaaacagggaaaacaaacacGCTTCATATTCTTAGATAGCTTGTAAACAACCTGTAActtttaatgatgctttttaaTTCTCTAGATTTTCCTATGATGGAAGATGGAAGCAAAAGCTTCAAACTTCTGTAGATTTCCCATTGGAAACGCTTGACCTTTCACAGTACGTTATTGGTCCAAAGAATAATTTGAAGAGATACAATCTGTTTTCTGTATCAGTAAGTAACCATGTCACATTTCCAAGTTCAGCTGATCTTTATGCCAAGACTTGGGTTAGCCTGTGTGATTTATCTAGGTTTCCAGGCTGCCTACCTGGTTGCAGATCAAGTTGTATTCTAAAAAGAATTATTGGTATTTAGTAGAAATCTCACGTTCTGGTTTATTTTGCTAACCAGGGAAGAAATGGCAGCTTTCAAGGCcattaattcttttcttcttatgtttACAGAATCATTATGGCGGGTTGGATGGAGGGCACTATACAGCCTACTGcaaaaatgcttcaaaacaaCGCTGGTTTAAGTTTGATGACCATGAAGTTTCTGAGATCTCAGCATCAGCTGTGAAATCCTCTGCTGCATATATTCTCTTTTACACTTCTTATGAACAGCGAGCAGTGGATATGGCCACATAAAGTAGTGTGGGTTAAGAaaacttggttttctttttataagaGCAAAGTAGGTATGGGAATGCATATAAATATGCAAAACTATGACAAACATAGTCACTTACAGATATGGGGATGGTTCCAGCAGCTTTTCTGCAAGCAAGCTCTTTCTGGTCAGTACTAGTGCTTAAAAATCAGAAGACTGATTAGTAATGCTTGTGGTAATACTGCCATCTGTGAAACCATTTAAAAAGCATACTTGCAttaccattt
Encoded here:
- the USP8 gene encoding ubiquitin carboxyl-terminal hydrolase 8 isoform X3 — translated: MPAVASVPKELYLCTSLKDLNKKTEIKPEKTSTKSYVQSALKIFKAAEESRLDRDEEKAYILYMKYVTVYNFIKKRPDFKQQQDYFHSILGPTNLKKAIEEAERLSDSLKLRYEEAEVRKKLEERDRQELQKKQEPKDDGKSSAKNSSESAVDSKGKSQRINGERKHSLEKKDQSDSLSASLFQGTVTAEKLFAMMSDKNVELIIMDARRLKDYQESCIPRSISVPEEAISPGVTANWIEARLPEDSRDPWKRRGHFDYVILLDWFSSATDLKLGTTLQSLKDALFKWESKTILQNEPLILEGGYENWLLCFPQYTTNAKVTPPQHSRSEAVTVSLDFTYPSLEEPAPVPPVVAIKPSPTELIENEETGDNLEERLKSLNRPNVQDAAVPKSDSSFVVNPVSITRSIPEVDRTKKPLLKIPDDNRPKSQSTVSDGQPVENGRIVPDRSTKPLCDAKSILTEEEKSRVHAETAALLEKNRREKELRERQQEEQRLKREKEEQEQKAKEEQKEKEHKEKLQQSKEDREQETDEQIKREQEEKEQERARKEAMEAKKQNKNELESIGAKRIEIDKISAEEREKGTRTPETQRQALGDASQTFVTASGKSQREPLMRARSEEMGRIIPGLPAGWAKFLDPITGTFRYYHSPTNTVHMYPPEMAPSSTPPSTPPTHKPKPQVTVEREREHSKLKRSYSSPDITQAIQEEEKKRIPVTPAVNRDNKPVCYTKAEISRLSASQIRNLNPVFGGSGPALTGLRNLGNTCYMNSILQCLCNAPHLADYFNRNLYHDDINRSNFLGHKGEVAEEFGVIMKALWTGQYKYISPKDFKITIGKINDQFAGYSQQDSQELLLFLMDGLHEDLNKADNRKRYKEENNDHLDDFRAAELAWHKHKQLNESIIVALFQGQFKSTVQCLTCHKKSRTFEAFMYLSLPLASTSKCTLQECLRLFSKEEKLTDNNRFYCSHCKTRRDSLKKIEIWKLPPVLLVHLKRFSYDGRWKQKLQTSVDFPLETLDLSQYVIGPKNNLKRYNLFSVSNHYGGLDGGHYTAYCKNASKQRWFKFDDHEVSEISASAVKSSAAYILFYTSYEQRAVDMAT
- the USP8 gene encoding ubiquitin carboxyl-terminal hydrolase 8 isoform X1, which codes for MPAVASVPKELYLCTSLKDLNKKTEIKPEKTSTKSYVQSALKIFKAAEESRLDRDEEKAYILYMKYVTVYNFIKKRPDFKQQQDYFHSILGPTNLKKAIEEAERLSDSLKLRYEEAEVRKKLEERDRQELQKKQEPKDDGKSSAKNSSESAVDSKGKSQRINGERKHSLEKKDQSDSLSASLFQGTVTAEKLFAMMSDKNVELIIMDARRLKDYQESCIPRSISVPEEAISPGVTANWIEARLPEDSRDPWKRRGHFDYVILLDWFSSATDLKLGTTLQSLKDALFKWESKTILQNEPLILEGGYENWLLCFPQYTTNAKVTPPQHSRSEAVTVSLDFTYPSLEEPAPVPPVVAIKPSPTELIENEETGDNLEERLKSLNRPNVQDAAVPKSDSSFVVNPVSITRSIPEVDRTKKPLLKIPDDNRPKSQSTVSDGQPVENGRIVPDRSTKPLCDAKSILTEEEKSRVHAETAALLEKNRREKELRERQQEEQRLKREKEEQEQKAKEEQKEKEHKEKLQQSKEDREQETDEQIKREQEEKEQERARKEAMEAKKQNKNELESIGAKRIEIDKISAEEREKGTRTPETQRQALGDASQTFVTASGKQTGVKGQPDSGAQKPGPLREDSEQDTERLKSQREPLMRARSEEMGRIIPGLPAGWAKFLDPITGTFRYYHSPTNTVHMYPPEMAPSSTPPSTPPTHKPKPQVTVEREREHSKLKRSYSSPDITQAIQEEEKKRIPVTPAVNRDNKPVCYTKAEISRLSASQIRNLNPVFGGSGPALTGLRNLGNTCYMNSILQCLCNAPHLADYFNRNLYHDDINRSNFLGHKGEVAEEFGVIMKALWTGQYKYISPKDFKITIGKINDQFAGYSQQDSQELLLFLMDGLHEDLNKADNRKRYKEENNDHLDDFRAAELAWHKHKQLNESIIVALFQGQFKSTVQCLTCHKKSRTFEAFMYLSLPLASTSKCTLQECLRLFSKEEKLTDNNRFYCSHCKTRRDSLKKIEIWKLPPVLLVHLKRFSYDGRWKQKLQTSVDFPLETLDLSQYVIGPKNNLKRYNLFSVSNHYGGLDGGHYTAYCKNASKQRWFKFDDHEVSEISASAVKSSAAYILFYTSYEQRAVDMAT
- the USP8 gene encoding ubiquitin carboxyl-terminal hydrolase 8 isoform X2 codes for the protein MPAVASVPKELYLCTSLKDLNKKTEIKPEKTSTKSYVQSALKIFKAAEESRLDRDEEKAYILYMKYVTVYNFIKKRPDFKQQQDYFHSILGPTNLKKAIEEAERLSDSLKLRYEEAEVRKKLEERDRQELQKKQEPKDDGKSSAKNSSESAVDSKGKSQRINGERKHSLEKKDQSDSLSGTVTAEKLFAMMSDKNVELIIMDARRLKDYQESCIPRSISVPEEAISPGVTANWIEARLPEDSRDPWKRRGHFDYVILLDWFSSATDLKLGTTLQSLKDALFKWESKTILQNEPLILEGGYENWLLCFPQYTTNAKVTPPQHSRSEAVTVSLDFTYPSLEEPAPVPPVVAIKPSPTELIENEETGDNLEERLKSLNRPNVQDAAVPKSDSSFVVNPVSITRSIPEVDRTKKPLLKIPDDNRPKSQSTVSDGQPVENGRIVPDRSTKPLCDAKSILTEEEKSRVHAETAALLEKNRREKELRERQQEEQRLKREKEEQEQKAKEEQKEKEHKEKLQQSKEDREQETDEQIKREQEEKEQERARKEAMEAKKQNKNELESIGAKRIEIDKISAEEREKGTRTPETQRQALGDASQTFVTASGKQTGVKGQPDSGAQKPGPLREDSEQDTERLKSQREPLMRARSEEMGRIIPGLPAGWAKFLDPITGTFRYYHSPTNTVHMYPPEMAPSSTPPSTPPTHKPKPQVTVEREREHSKLKRSYSSPDITQAIQEEEKKRIPVTPAVNRDNKPVCYTKAEISRLSASQIRNLNPVFGGSGPALTGLRNLGNTCYMNSILQCLCNAPHLADYFNRNLYHDDINRSNFLGHKGEVAEEFGVIMKALWTGQYKYISPKDFKITIGKINDQFAGYSQQDSQELLLFLMDGLHEDLNKADNRKRYKEENNDHLDDFRAAELAWHKHKQLNESIIVALFQGQFKSTVQCLTCHKKSRTFEAFMYLSLPLASTSKCTLQECLRLFSKEEKLTDNNRFYCSHCKTRRDSLKKIEIWKLPPVLLVHLKRFSYDGRWKQKLQTSVDFPLETLDLSQYVIGPKNNLKRYNLFSVSNHYGGLDGGHYTAYCKNASKQRWFKFDDHEVSEISASAVKSSAAYILFYTSYEQRAVDMAT